One part of the Sorangiineae bacterium MSr11954 genome encodes these proteins:
- a CDS encoding VCBS repeat-containing protein codes for MKEAYSERGAAVRVLLSFGVIVAVLALAIGVAKIIQGNSSTAGKPEGAGDHDGASSPASDAGDSEPDAGPSEADDAGTDASRGETLCEGIAKEIEATAARKLGAELADASGWLLPDLFRDAHCVAARSGGIWAMVPSGVRPKDASAEIEVLWDVVYVSAKGERMALPQPPFVSSVDRSLDLEQPTVFDFDGDGQDEVLLTGSSWVRDGASSPYGRMWTLKGGKKIEPYARAPEFGSVEDIDDDGRPDLLTNGPYVLEASPTLAACGVTERRIAGPLLVLHSLPDGSFAAADDHAMAYAKKACPARPKSILTSASGDAAAPGADSVDTVACARLWGMSEADLTALVNKECRALRPLTDAGARPLDTARPLDAGARPSDAGARSADGGGEGRDPRDPRDTSGKASCSGEIVCDDWALFRPWLHAKPPLLLK; via the coding sequence ATGAAGGAAGCCTACTCGGAGCGAGGCGCTGCAGTTCGGGTGCTCTTGTCGTTTGGTGTGATTGTGGCCGTGCTCGCCCTGGCGATTGGAGTCGCAAAGATCATCCAGGGAAATTCGTCCACGGCGGGCAAGCCGGAGGGCGCAGGTGACCACGACGGCGCGAGCTCGCCCGCATCGGACGCCGGGGACTCGGAGCCCGACGCCGGCCCATCGGAGGCGGACGACGCGGGCACCGATGCCTCGCGCGGCGAGACGCTTTGCGAGGGCATCGCCAAGGAAATCGAGGCCACGGCGGCGCGCAAGCTGGGCGCGGAGCTGGCGGACGCCTCCGGCTGGCTTCTGCCGGATCTGTTCCGCGATGCGCACTGCGTGGCCGCGCGCTCGGGCGGCATCTGGGCGATGGTCCCCTCCGGGGTGCGCCCCAAGGACGCGTCGGCCGAGATCGAGGTGCTCTGGGACGTGGTCTACGTGTCGGCAAAAGGGGAGCGCATGGCGCTGCCGCAGCCGCCCTTCGTGTCGAGCGTGGATCGCTCGCTCGATCTGGAGCAGCCCACCGTGTTCGATTTCGACGGCGATGGCCAAGACGAGGTGCTCCTCACCGGCTCCAGCTGGGTGCGCGACGGAGCCTCGTCGCCTTATGGGCGCATGTGGACCCTCAAAGGAGGAAAGAAGATCGAGCCCTACGCGCGCGCCCCCGAGTTCGGTTCCGTCGAAGACATCGACGACGACGGACGGCCCGATTTGCTCACCAACGGTCCCTACGTGCTCGAGGCATCCCCCACGCTCGCCGCCTGCGGCGTCACCGAGCGACGCATCGCCGGGCCGTTGCTGGTGCTCCATTCGCTCCCCGACGGCAGCTTCGCGGCGGCCGACGACCACGCCATGGCGTACGCGAAAAAAGCCTGCCCCGCCCGGCCCAAGTCGATCCTGACCTCCGCGAGCGGCGACGCCGCCGCGCCGGGCGCCGACAGCGTCGACACCGTGGCGTGCGCGCGCCTTTGGGGCATGAGCGAAGCCGACTTGACGGCCTTGGTGAACAAGGAATGCCGCGCGCTCCGCCCGCTGACCGACGCGGGTGCTCGCCCGCTCGACACGGCCCGTCCGCTCGATGCAGGCGCCCGCCCGTCCGACGCGGGTGCTCGTTCCGCCGACGGCGGGGGCGAGGGCCGTGACCCGCGTGATCCGCGCGACACCAGCGGCAAAGCCTCGTGCTCGGGCGAAATCGTATGCGACGATTGGGCCCTCTTCCGCCCGTGGTTGCACGCCAAGCCGCCCCTTTTGCTCAAATAG
- a CDS encoding RluA family pseudouridine synthase, whose translation MRWIVREGDPKTVAAIVAAAGGDARALDDGRVFVGRRRALRGDEPVKPGDEVRIAPVRDPSTRPGEGDVRVLHRTRDWLALDKPPGMPTIPDHGGTKGTLLAHAARIVKMDAAAVHPTSRLDRDVSGVVVFALTPWAREMAKRARDEGSYERRYVAIAAQAPEPAEGIWAFPIGRAPDPRYRAVDGKEATHAETAFRTVARAGPFALLAIAPRTGRTHQIRVHASHAKAPLVGDRIYGAGPRISLPSGRVHEVTQIALFAARVRLGGLLEASASTPAQNAAGGLPAPGSFSLGEGKLRDLWTMLGGDARAWDTAVSCVLGRPSS comes from the coding sequence ATGCGATGGATTGTGCGCGAAGGAGATCCGAAGACGGTGGCGGCCATCGTGGCCGCCGCGGGCGGTGATGCGCGCGCCCTCGACGATGGCCGCGTCTTCGTGGGGCGCCGCCGCGCTCTCCGCGGCGATGAACCGGTGAAGCCCGGCGACGAAGTGCGCATCGCCCCCGTGCGCGATCCGAGCACGCGGCCCGGCGAAGGCGATGTGCGCGTGCTCCACCGAACGCGCGACTGGCTGGCGCTCGACAAGCCCCCCGGCATGCCGACCATCCCCGACCACGGGGGCACCAAAGGCACCTTGCTCGCGCACGCCGCGCGCATCGTCAAAATGGACGCGGCGGCCGTGCACCCCACCTCGCGGCTCGATCGCGACGTGAGCGGGGTGGTCGTTTTCGCGCTCACACCCTGGGCGCGCGAGATGGCCAAACGCGCACGCGACGAGGGCAGCTACGAACGCCGTTACGTGGCCATCGCCGCCCAGGCGCCGGAGCCCGCGGAGGGGATATGGGCTTTTCCCATCGGGCGCGCCCCCGATCCCCGCTACCGCGCGGTGGACGGCAAAGAGGCCACCCACGCCGAAACCGCCTTTCGCACCGTGGCGCGCGCGGGGCCTTTTGCGCTCTTGGCGATCGCACCGCGCACGGGCCGCACCCATCAGATCCGCGTGCACGCCAGCCACGCCAAGGCGCCGCTGGTTGGCGACCGCATCTATGGCGCCGGGCCCCGGATAAGTTTGCCGTCGGGGCGGGTTCACGAGGTCACGCAAATCGCCCTTTTTGCCGCACGCGTTCGCCTTGGCGGCCTCCTCGAGGCGTCCGCTAGCACACCCGCGCAAAACGCCGCGGGCGGATTACCAGCCCCAGGAAGCTTCAGCCTCGGCGAAGGAAAGCTCCGGGACCTATGGACGATGCTTGGCGGCGACGCGCGTGCATGGGATACCGCTGTGTCGTGCGTTCTTGGTCGACCATCGTCTTGA